The following DNA comes from Agromyces mangrovi.
CACGGGCATCCTGCTCGCGCTGCGCGCCCGCGACGACCCCGACGGCGACGGGCTCGGCCGGCACGTCGAGGTGGACCTGCTGACCGGGCTGCTCTCGGCGCTCACCAACCAGGCCGCGGGCACGCTCGCGACCGGCACGCCTCCCGCGCGCACCGGCAACGCCCACCCGAGCATCGCGCCCTACGCACTGTTCCGCACCGCCGACCGTCCGATCGTGCTCGCGGTCGGCACCGACCGCCAGTTCCGCACGCTCGTGCGGCTGCTCGGTGCACCCGAGCTCGCCGACGACCCGCGCTTCGCTGCGAACCCCGACCGGGTCGCGCATCGCGACGCGCTGACGGCCGTGCTCGAGGAGCGGCTGGTCCGGGCATCCGCCGCGCACTGGACCGACGTGCTCGCCGACGCGGGCGTGCCCGCCGGGCCGGTGCACGACATCGCCGAGGCCTTCGCGCTGGCCGAGCGGCTCGGACTGCCGTCGGTCGTGGAGCTGGCCGGTGAGGACGGGCAGGCGCCGAGTCGCTCGGTCGCGAACCCGATCCGCCTCGACCGCGGGGGCGCCGCCTACCGCACCCCGCCGCCCCGGCTCGGCGAGCACGCGGATGCCGCCTGGCTCGACCCCCGCCCCGATCCGGAAGGACGCACCCCATGACCGATCCCGTCGACGCCGTCTTCGACCTCGACGCGCTGCTCACCGACGAGGAGCGCGGCTGGCGCGACCGTGCCCGCGAGTTCGCGCTTGCGCGGCTCGCCCCGGTCGTCGAAGCGGACTTCGATGCCGGGTTCTTCCGTGCCGAGCTCGTGCCCGAGCTGGGGGCGGCCGGCCTGCTCGGCATGCACCTCACCGGGTACGGCTGCGCGGGCGCGGGGCCCGTCTCGTACGGCCTCGCCTGCCACGAGCT
Coding sequences within:
- a CDS encoding CaiB/BaiF CoA transferase family protein, whose protein sequence is MTDRAPLRGIRVADFSRVLAGPYATMLLADFGADVVKIESPEGDGTRQWSPPVDARGDATYFAAVNRNKRSVVCDLATPEGRARAWELATTADVVVENLRPGAMASFGLGADALRSANPRLVTCAITGFGSGAGAALPGYDLLAQALGGLMSITGPADGEPAKAGVALVDVLAGMNAVTGILLALRARDDPDGDGLGRHVEVDLLTGLLSALTNQAAGTLATGTPPARTGNAHPSIAPYALFRTADRPIVLAVGTDRQFRTLVRLLGAPELADDPRFAANPDRVAHRDALTAVLEERLVRASAAHWTDVLADAGVPAGPVHDIAEAFALAERLGLPSVVELAGEDGQAPSRSVANPIRLDRGGAAYRTPPPRLGEHADAAWLDPRPDPEGRTP